A genomic region of Peromyscus eremicus chromosome 19, PerEre_H2_v1, whole genome shotgun sequence contains the following coding sequences:
- the Mbd1 gene encoding methyl-CpG-binding domain protein 1 isoform X4, with translation MAEDWQDCPALGPGWKRREAFRKSGASCGRSDIYYQSPTGEKIRSKVELTRYLGPACDLTLFDFRQGILCYPVPKTHPLPAPSKKKKKPSKPAKAKKRQVGPQKSETRKETPRKEHKAGTSAAVGSGSATGTGTAPASLPALGCCENCGIRLSWDGIKRQRLKALCKDCRAQRIAFNREQRMFRRVGCGECTACLVKEDCGACSICRLQLPHDVASELFCKCERRRCLRIVEKSRGCGVCRGCQTQEDCGRCRVCLRPARPGLKRQWRCLQRRCFWGKRDRRKGASKVAARHPSRAQPLPPLPASQHPEPTELHISDLAPTSPAEFIYYCVDEDELPYTNHRQNRKCGACAACLRRMDCGHCDFCCDKPKFGGSNQKRQKCRWRQCLQFAMKRLLPSTGSGSEEGAGLPPCHPCRKRPGSSRRLHLRSPSKAPLAVLTTPPGPAQASAKQQAGRGFVLSPPDTDFVFLQEGAGSPVQVPGPAAASSEAPLQEAQCCAQSWGVAMPQVKQEKTDAPEEWTAGTAFLTSSALQPGYPSKALDSDLPPVKQEPPGPEEDREENREDYISESAPEEEAGGVGTPVITEIFSLGGTRLRDAAAWLPRLHKLLAVNENEYFTELQLKEEIL, from the exons ATGGCTGAGGACTGGCAAGACTGCCCAGCCCTGGGCCCTGGCTGGAAGCGACGTGAGGCCTTTCGAAAGTCAGGGGCCTCTTGTGGACGCTCAGACATCTATTATCAGAG CCCCACAGGAGAGAAGATTCGAAGCAAAGTTGAGCTGACCCGATACCTGGGCCCTGCATGTGACCTTACCCTCTTCGACTTCAGACAAGGCATCTTGTGCTATCCAGTTCCCAAG ACCCATCCCTTGCCTGCCCccagcaagaagaaaaagaagccttCTAAACCAGCCAAGGCTAAGAAACGTCAGGTTGGGCCCCAGAAGAGTGAGACCAGGAAGGAGACTCCCCGGAAGGAGCATAAGGCTGGCACCAGCGCTGCTGTTGGCTCTGGCTCtgccacaggcacaggcacagctCCAGCCTCATTACCTGCACTTGG GTGCTGTGAGAATTGTGGGATCCGCCTCTCATGGGATGGTATCAAAAGGCAGAGGCTGAAGGCGTTGTGCAAAGACTGCCGAG CACAGAGAATCGCCTTCAACCGAGAACAGAGAATGTTTAGG AGAGTCGGCTGTGGAGAGTGTACGGCTTGCCTGGTAAAAGAAGACTGTGGGGCTTGCTCCATCTGCCGCCTGCAGCTGCCCCATGACGTGGCCTCAGAGCTCTTCTGCAAGTGTGAGCGCAGACGCTGCCTCCGGATTGTGGAGAAG AGCCGAGGGTGTGGAGTGTGCCGGGGTTGTCAGACCCAAGAGGACTGTGGCCGTTGCCGAGTCTGCCTTCGCCCGGCCCGCCCTGGTCTCAAGCGCCAGTGGAGGTGTTTGCAGCGACGCTGCTTTTGG GGTAAGCGTGACCGTCGTAAGGGTGCCTCGAAGGTGGCTGCCCGACATCCCTCCCGAGCCCAGCCCCTGCCTCCGCTTCCtgcatcccagcacccagagccCACAGAGCTG CACATCAGCGACCTAGCGCCCACATCACCTGCTGAGTTCATCTATTACTGTGTAGACGAGGACGAGCTA CCCTACACGAACCACCGGCAGAACCGCAAGTGCGGGGCCTGTGCAGCCTGCCTACGGCGGATGGACTGTGGCCACTGCGACTTCTGCTGCGACAAGCCCAAATTCGGGGGCAGCAACCAGAAGCGCCAGAAGTGTCGTTGGCGCCAGTGCCTGCAGTTTgccatg AAGCGGCTGCTGCCCAGTACTGGGTCAGGGTCTGAGGAGGGAGCAGGACTGCCTCCGTGTCACCCTTGTCGAAAGAGGCCTGGTTCTTCTCGACGACTCCATCTGCGCTCTCCCTCAAAGGCCCCTTTGGCTGTGCTCACCACCCCACCAGGCCCTGCCCAGGCTTCAGCAAAGCAGCAAGCAGGTAGAGGCTTTGTGCTGTCCCCACCCGACACAGACTTTGTGTTTTTACAAGAGGGTGCCGGCAGTCCTGTGCAGGTGCCTGGCCCTGCTGCAGCTTCCTCGGAAGCCCCGTTACAG GAGGCCCAGTGCTGTGCCCAGAGTTGGGGTGTAGCCATGCCCCAGGTGAAGCAGGAGAAGACGGATGCCCCAGAGGAGTGGACAGCAGGCACAGCCTTCCTGACTTCTTCTGCCCTGCAGCCTGGCTACCCTAGCAAG GCACTAGACTCAGACCTTCCACCCGTGAAACAAGAGCCCCCTGGCCCTGAGGAGgatagagaagaaaacagagaagattATATCTCTGAATCAGCcccagaggaggaggcaggaggggttGGCACACCAGTG ATCACGGAGATTTTCAGCCTGGGTGGAACCCGTCTCCGGGATGCAGCAGCCTGGTTGCCAAG gctACATAAACTGTTAGCAGTAAATGAAAATGAGTATTTTACTGAACTGCAGTTGAAAGAAGAAATACTGTAG
- the Mbd1 gene encoding methyl-CpG-binding domain protein 1 isoform X6: MAEDWQDCPALGPGWKRREAFRKSGASCGRSDIYYQSPTGEKIRSKVELTRYLGPACDLTLFDFRQGILCYPVPKTHPLPAPSKKKKKPSKPAKAKKRQVGPQKSETRKETPRKEHKAGTSAAVGSGSATGTGTAPASLPALGCCENCGIRLSWDGIKRQRLKALCKDCRAQRIAFNREQRMFRRVGCGECTACLVKEDCGACSICRLQLPHDVASELFCKCERRRCLRIVEKSRGCGVCRGCQTQEDCGRCRVCLRPARPGLKRQWRCLQRRCFWHFAHRFRGHPQGCHQCPPQVVVPPTGKRDRRKGASKVAARHPSRAQPLPPLPASQHPEPTELHISDLAPTSPAEFIYYCVDEDELKRLLPSTGSGSEEGAGLPPCHPCRKRPGSSRRLHLRSPSKAPLAVLTTPPGPAQASAKQQAGRGFVLSPPDTDFVFLQEGAGSPVQVPGPAAASSEAPLQEAQCCAQSWGVAMPQVKQEKTDAPEEWTAGTAFLTSSALQPGYPSKALDSDLPPVKQEPPGPEEDREENREDYISESAPEEEAGGVGTPVITEIFSLGGTRLRDAAAWLPRLHKLLAVNENEYFTELQLKEEIL; the protein is encoded by the exons ATGGCTGAGGACTGGCAAGACTGCCCAGCCCTGGGCCCTGGCTGGAAGCGACGTGAGGCCTTTCGAAAGTCAGGGGCCTCTTGTGGACGCTCAGACATCTATTATCAGAG CCCCACAGGAGAGAAGATTCGAAGCAAAGTTGAGCTGACCCGATACCTGGGCCCTGCATGTGACCTTACCCTCTTCGACTTCAGACAAGGCATCTTGTGCTATCCAGTTCCCAAG ACCCATCCCTTGCCTGCCCccagcaagaagaaaaagaagccttCTAAACCAGCCAAGGCTAAGAAACGTCAGGTTGGGCCCCAGAAGAGTGAGACCAGGAAGGAGACTCCCCGGAAGGAGCATAAGGCTGGCACCAGCGCTGCTGTTGGCTCTGGCTCtgccacaggcacaggcacagctCCAGCCTCATTACCTGCACTTGG GTGCTGTGAGAATTGTGGGATCCGCCTCTCATGGGATGGTATCAAAAGGCAGAGGCTGAAGGCGTTGTGCAAAGACTGCCGAG CACAGAGAATCGCCTTCAACCGAGAACAGAGAATGTTTAGG AGAGTCGGCTGTGGAGAGTGTACGGCTTGCCTGGTAAAAGAAGACTGTGGGGCTTGCTCCATCTGCCGCCTGCAGCTGCCCCATGACGTGGCCTCAGAGCTCTTCTGCAAGTGTGAGCGCAGACGCTGCCTCCGGATTGTGGAGAAG AGCCGAGGGTGTGGAGTGTGCCGGGGTTGTCAGACCCAAGAGGACTGTGGCCGTTGCCGAGTCTGCCTTCGCCCGGCCCGCCCTGGTCTCAAGCGCCAGTGGAGGTGTTTGCAGCGACGCTGCTTTTGG CACTTTGCTCATCGCTTCCGTGGTCACCCTCAAGGATGTCACCAGTGCCCTCCTCAGGTTGTGGTTCCCCCTACT GGTAAGCGTGACCGTCGTAAGGGTGCCTCGAAGGTGGCTGCCCGACATCCCTCCCGAGCCCAGCCCCTGCCTCCGCTTCCtgcatcccagcacccagagccCACAGAGCTG CACATCAGCGACCTAGCGCCCACATCACCTGCTGAGTTCATCTATTACTGTGTAGACGAGGACGAGCTA AAGCGGCTGCTGCCCAGTACTGGGTCAGGGTCTGAGGAGGGAGCAGGACTGCCTCCGTGTCACCCTTGTCGAAAGAGGCCTGGTTCTTCTCGACGACTCCATCTGCGCTCTCCCTCAAAGGCCCCTTTGGCTGTGCTCACCACCCCACCAGGCCCTGCCCAGGCTTCAGCAAAGCAGCAAGCAGGTAGAGGCTTTGTGCTGTCCCCACCCGACACAGACTTTGTGTTTTTACAAGAGGGTGCCGGCAGTCCTGTGCAGGTGCCTGGCCCTGCTGCAGCTTCCTCGGAAGCCCCGTTACAG GAGGCCCAGTGCTGTGCCCAGAGTTGGGGTGTAGCCATGCCCCAGGTGAAGCAGGAGAAGACGGATGCCCCAGAGGAGTGGACAGCAGGCACAGCCTTCCTGACTTCTTCTGCCCTGCAGCCTGGCTACCCTAGCAAG GCACTAGACTCAGACCTTCCACCCGTGAAACAAGAGCCCCCTGGCCCTGAGGAGgatagagaagaaaacagagaagattATATCTCTGAATCAGCcccagaggaggaggcaggaggggttGGCACACCAGTG ATCACGGAGATTTTCAGCCTGGGTGGAACCCGTCTCCGGGATGCAGCAGCCTGGTTGCCAAG gctACATAAACTGTTAGCAGTAAATGAAAATGAGTATTTTACTGAACTGCAGTTGAAAGAAGAAATACTGTAG
- the Mbd1 gene encoding methyl-CpG-binding domain protein 1 isoform X5 → MAEDWQDCPALGPGWKRREAFRKSGASCGRSDIYYQSPTGEKIRSKVELTRYLGPACDLTLFDFRQGILCYPVPKTHPLPAPSKKKKKPSKPAKAKKRQVGPQKSETRKETPRKEHKAGTSAAVGSGSATGTGTAPASLPALGCCENCGIRLSWDGIKRQRLKALCKDCRAQRIAFNREQRMFRRVGCGECTACLVKEDCGACSICRLQLPHDVASELFCKCERRRCLRIVEKHFAHRFRGHPQGCHQCPPQVVVPPTGKRDRRKGASKVAARHPSRAQPLPPLPASQHPEPTELHISDLAPTSPAEFIYYCVDEDELQPYTNHRQNRKCGACAACLRRMDCGHCDFCCDKPKFGGSNQKRQKCRWRQCLQFAMKRLLPSTGSGSEEGAGLPPCHPCRKRPGSSRRLHLRSPSKAPLAVLTTPPGPAQASAKQQAGRGFVLSPPDTDFVFLQEGAGSPVQVPGPAAASSEAPLQEAQCCAQSWGVAMPQVKQEKTDAPEEWTAGTAFLTSSALQPGYPSKALDSDLPPVKQEPPGPEEDREENREDYISESAPEEEAGGVGTPVITEIFSLGGTRLRDAAAWLPRLHKLLAVNENEYFTELQLKEEIL, encoded by the exons ATGGCTGAGGACTGGCAAGACTGCCCAGCCCTGGGCCCTGGCTGGAAGCGACGTGAGGCCTTTCGAAAGTCAGGGGCCTCTTGTGGACGCTCAGACATCTATTATCAGAG CCCCACAGGAGAGAAGATTCGAAGCAAAGTTGAGCTGACCCGATACCTGGGCCCTGCATGTGACCTTACCCTCTTCGACTTCAGACAAGGCATCTTGTGCTATCCAGTTCCCAAG ACCCATCCCTTGCCTGCCCccagcaagaagaaaaagaagccttCTAAACCAGCCAAGGCTAAGAAACGTCAGGTTGGGCCCCAGAAGAGTGAGACCAGGAAGGAGACTCCCCGGAAGGAGCATAAGGCTGGCACCAGCGCTGCTGTTGGCTCTGGCTCtgccacaggcacaggcacagctCCAGCCTCATTACCTGCACTTGG GTGCTGTGAGAATTGTGGGATCCGCCTCTCATGGGATGGTATCAAAAGGCAGAGGCTGAAGGCGTTGTGCAAAGACTGCCGAG CACAGAGAATCGCCTTCAACCGAGAACAGAGAATGTTTAGG AGAGTCGGCTGTGGAGAGTGTACGGCTTGCCTGGTAAAAGAAGACTGTGGGGCTTGCTCCATCTGCCGCCTGCAGCTGCCCCATGACGTGGCCTCAGAGCTCTTCTGCAAGTGTGAGCGCAGACGCTGCCTCCGGATTGTGGAGAAG CACTTTGCTCATCGCTTCCGTGGTCACCCTCAAGGATGTCACCAGTGCCCTCCTCAGGTTGTGGTTCCCCCTACT GGTAAGCGTGACCGTCGTAAGGGTGCCTCGAAGGTGGCTGCCCGACATCCCTCCCGAGCCCAGCCCCTGCCTCCGCTTCCtgcatcccagcacccagagccCACAGAGCTG CACATCAGCGACCTAGCGCCCACATCACCTGCTGAGTTCATCTATTACTGTGTAGACGAGGACGAGCTA CAGCCCTACACGAACCACCGGCAGAACCGCAAGTGCGGGGCCTGTGCAGCCTGCCTACGGCGGATGGACTGTGGCCACTGCGACTTCTGCTGCGACAAGCCCAAATTCGGGGGCAGCAACCAGAAGCGCCAGAAGTGTCGTTGGCGCCAGTGCCTGCAGTTTgccatg AAGCGGCTGCTGCCCAGTACTGGGTCAGGGTCTGAGGAGGGAGCAGGACTGCCTCCGTGTCACCCTTGTCGAAAGAGGCCTGGTTCTTCTCGACGACTCCATCTGCGCTCTCCCTCAAAGGCCCCTTTGGCTGTGCTCACCACCCCACCAGGCCCTGCCCAGGCTTCAGCAAAGCAGCAAGCAGGTAGAGGCTTTGTGCTGTCCCCACCCGACACAGACTTTGTGTTTTTACAAGAGGGTGCCGGCAGTCCTGTGCAGGTGCCTGGCCCTGCTGCAGCTTCCTCGGAAGCCCCGTTACAG GAGGCCCAGTGCTGTGCCCAGAGTTGGGGTGTAGCCATGCCCCAGGTGAAGCAGGAGAAGACGGATGCCCCAGAGGAGTGGACAGCAGGCACAGCCTTCCTGACTTCTTCTGCCCTGCAGCCTGGCTACCCTAGCAAG GCACTAGACTCAGACCTTCCACCCGTGAAACAAGAGCCCCCTGGCCCTGAGGAGgatagagaagaaaacagagaagattATATCTCTGAATCAGCcccagaggaggaggcaggaggggttGGCACACCAGTG ATCACGGAGATTTTCAGCCTGGGTGGAACCCGTCTCCGGGATGCAGCAGCCTGGTTGCCAAG gctACATAAACTGTTAGCAGTAAATGAAAATGAGTATTTTACTGAACTGCAGTTGAAAGAAGAAATACTGTAG
- the Mbd1 gene encoding methyl-CpG-binding domain protein 1 isoform X3, translating into MAEDWQDCPALGPGWKRREAFRKSGASCGRSDIYYQSPTGEKIRSKVELTRYLGPACDLTLFDFRQGILCYPVPKTHPLPAPSKKKKKPSKPAKAKKRQVGPQKSETRKETPRKEHKAGTSAAVGSGSATGTGTAPASLPALGCCENCGIRLSWDGIKRQRLKALCKDCRAQRIAFNREQRMFRRVGCGECTACLVKEDCGACSICRLQLPHDVASELFCKCERRRCLRIVEKSRGCGVCRGCQTQEDCGRCRVCLRPARPGLKRQWRCLQRRCFWGKRDRRKGASKVAARHPSRAQPLPPLPASQHPEPTELHISDLAPTSPAEFIYYCVDEDELQPYTNHRQNRKCGACAACLRRMDCGHCDFCCDKPKFGGSNQKRQKCRWRQCLQFAMKRLLPSTGSGSEEGAGLPPCHPCRKRPGSSRRLHLRSPSKAPLAVLTTPPGPAQASAKQQAGRGFVLSPPDTDFVFLQEGAGSPVQVPGPAAASSEAPLQEAQCCAQSWGVAMPQVKQEKTDAPEEWTAGTAFLTSSALQPGYPSKALDSDLPPVKQEPPGPEEDREENREDYISESAPEEEAGGVGTPVITEIFSLGGTRLRDAAAWLPRLHKLLAVNENEYFTELQLKEEIL; encoded by the exons ATGGCTGAGGACTGGCAAGACTGCCCAGCCCTGGGCCCTGGCTGGAAGCGACGTGAGGCCTTTCGAAAGTCAGGGGCCTCTTGTGGACGCTCAGACATCTATTATCAGAG CCCCACAGGAGAGAAGATTCGAAGCAAAGTTGAGCTGACCCGATACCTGGGCCCTGCATGTGACCTTACCCTCTTCGACTTCAGACAAGGCATCTTGTGCTATCCAGTTCCCAAG ACCCATCCCTTGCCTGCCCccagcaagaagaaaaagaagccttCTAAACCAGCCAAGGCTAAGAAACGTCAGGTTGGGCCCCAGAAGAGTGAGACCAGGAAGGAGACTCCCCGGAAGGAGCATAAGGCTGGCACCAGCGCTGCTGTTGGCTCTGGCTCtgccacaggcacaggcacagctCCAGCCTCATTACCTGCACTTGG GTGCTGTGAGAATTGTGGGATCCGCCTCTCATGGGATGGTATCAAAAGGCAGAGGCTGAAGGCGTTGTGCAAAGACTGCCGAG CACAGAGAATCGCCTTCAACCGAGAACAGAGAATGTTTAGG AGAGTCGGCTGTGGAGAGTGTACGGCTTGCCTGGTAAAAGAAGACTGTGGGGCTTGCTCCATCTGCCGCCTGCAGCTGCCCCATGACGTGGCCTCAGAGCTCTTCTGCAAGTGTGAGCGCAGACGCTGCCTCCGGATTGTGGAGAAG AGCCGAGGGTGTGGAGTGTGCCGGGGTTGTCAGACCCAAGAGGACTGTGGCCGTTGCCGAGTCTGCCTTCGCCCGGCCCGCCCTGGTCTCAAGCGCCAGTGGAGGTGTTTGCAGCGACGCTGCTTTTGG GGTAAGCGTGACCGTCGTAAGGGTGCCTCGAAGGTGGCTGCCCGACATCCCTCCCGAGCCCAGCCCCTGCCTCCGCTTCCtgcatcccagcacccagagccCACAGAGCTG CACATCAGCGACCTAGCGCCCACATCACCTGCTGAGTTCATCTATTACTGTGTAGACGAGGACGAGCTA CAGCCCTACACGAACCACCGGCAGAACCGCAAGTGCGGGGCCTGTGCAGCCTGCCTACGGCGGATGGACTGTGGCCACTGCGACTTCTGCTGCGACAAGCCCAAATTCGGGGGCAGCAACCAGAAGCGCCAGAAGTGTCGTTGGCGCCAGTGCCTGCAGTTTgccatg AAGCGGCTGCTGCCCAGTACTGGGTCAGGGTCTGAGGAGGGAGCAGGACTGCCTCCGTGTCACCCTTGTCGAAAGAGGCCTGGTTCTTCTCGACGACTCCATCTGCGCTCTCCCTCAAAGGCCCCTTTGGCTGTGCTCACCACCCCACCAGGCCCTGCCCAGGCTTCAGCAAAGCAGCAAGCAGGTAGAGGCTTTGTGCTGTCCCCACCCGACACAGACTTTGTGTTTTTACAAGAGGGTGCCGGCAGTCCTGTGCAGGTGCCTGGCCCTGCTGCAGCTTCCTCGGAAGCCCCGTTACAG GAGGCCCAGTGCTGTGCCCAGAGTTGGGGTGTAGCCATGCCCCAGGTGAAGCAGGAGAAGACGGATGCCCCAGAGGAGTGGACAGCAGGCACAGCCTTCCTGACTTCTTCTGCCCTGCAGCCTGGCTACCCTAGCAAG GCACTAGACTCAGACCTTCCACCCGTGAAACAAGAGCCCCCTGGCCCTGAGGAGgatagagaagaaaacagagaagattATATCTCTGAATCAGCcccagaggaggaggcaggaggggttGGCACACCAGTG ATCACGGAGATTTTCAGCCTGGGTGGAACCCGTCTCCGGGATGCAGCAGCCTGGTTGCCAAG gctACATAAACTGTTAGCAGTAAATGAAAATGAGTATTTTACTGAACTGCAGTTGAAAGAAGAAATACTGTAG
- the Mbd1 gene encoding methyl-CpG-binding domain protein 1 isoform X7, which produces MAEDWQDCPALGPGWKRREAFRKSGASCGRSDIYYQSPTGEKIRSKVELTRYLGPACDLTLFDFRQGILCYPVPKTHPLPAPSKKKKKPSKPAKAKKRQVGPQKSETRKETPRKEHKAGTSAAVGSGSATGTGTAPASLPALGCCENCGIRLSWDGIKRQRLKALCKDCRAQRIAFNREQRMFRRVGCGECTACLVKEDCGACSICRLQLPHDVASELFCKCERRRCLRIVEKSRGCGVCRGCQTQEDCGRCRVCLRPARPGLKRQWRCLQRRCFWGKRDRRKGASKVAARHPSRAQPLPPLPASQHPEPTELHISDLAPTSPAEFIYYCVDEDELKRLLPSTGSGSEEGAGLPPCHPCRKRPGSSRRLHLRSPSKAPLAVLTTPPGPAQASAKQQAGRGFVLSPPDTDFVFLQEGAGSPVQVPGPAAASSEAPLQEAQCCAQSWGVAMPQVKQEKTDAPEEWTAGTAFLTSSALQPGYPSKALDSDLPPVKQEPPGPEEDREENREDYISESAPEEEAGGVGTPVITEIFSLGGTRLRDAAAWLPRLHKLLAVNENEYFTELQLKEEIL; this is translated from the exons ATGGCTGAGGACTGGCAAGACTGCCCAGCCCTGGGCCCTGGCTGGAAGCGACGTGAGGCCTTTCGAAAGTCAGGGGCCTCTTGTGGACGCTCAGACATCTATTATCAGAG CCCCACAGGAGAGAAGATTCGAAGCAAAGTTGAGCTGACCCGATACCTGGGCCCTGCATGTGACCTTACCCTCTTCGACTTCAGACAAGGCATCTTGTGCTATCCAGTTCCCAAG ACCCATCCCTTGCCTGCCCccagcaagaagaaaaagaagccttCTAAACCAGCCAAGGCTAAGAAACGTCAGGTTGGGCCCCAGAAGAGTGAGACCAGGAAGGAGACTCCCCGGAAGGAGCATAAGGCTGGCACCAGCGCTGCTGTTGGCTCTGGCTCtgccacaggcacaggcacagctCCAGCCTCATTACCTGCACTTGG GTGCTGTGAGAATTGTGGGATCCGCCTCTCATGGGATGGTATCAAAAGGCAGAGGCTGAAGGCGTTGTGCAAAGACTGCCGAG CACAGAGAATCGCCTTCAACCGAGAACAGAGAATGTTTAGG AGAGTCGGCTGTGGAGAGTGTACGGCTTGCCTGGTAAAAGAAGACTGTGGGGCTTGCTCCATCTGCCGCCTGCAGCTGCCCCATGACGTGGCCTCAGAGCTCTTCTGCAAGTGTGAGCGCAGACGCTGCCTCCGGATTGTGGAGAAG AGCCGAGGGTGTGGAGTGTGCCGGGGTTGTCAGACCCAAGAGGACTGTGGCCGTTGCCGAGTCTGCCTTCGCCCGGCCCGCCCTGGTCTCAAGCGCCAGTGGAGGTGTTTGCAGCGACGCTGCTTTTGG GGTAAGCGTGACCGTCGTAAGGGTGCCTCGAAGGTGGCTGCCCGACATCCCTCCCGAGCCCAGCCCCTGCCTCCGCTTCCtgcatcccagcacccagagccCACAGAGCTG CACATCAGCGACCTAGCGCCCACATCACCTGCTGAGTTCATCTATTACTGTGTAGACGAGGACGAGCTA AAGCGGCTGCTGCCCAGTACTGGGTCAGGGTCTGAGGAGGGAGCAGGACTGCCTCCGTGTCACCCTTGTCGAAAGAGGCCTGGTTCTTCTCGACGACTCCATCTGCGCTCTCCCTCAAAGGCCCCTTTGGCTGTGCTCACCACCCCACCAGGCCCTGCCCAGGCTTCAGCAAAGCAGCAAGCAGGTAGAGGCTTTGTGCTGTCCCCACCCGACACAGACTTTGTGTTTTTACAAGAGGGTGCCGGCAGTCCTGTGCAGGTGCCTGGCCCTGCTGCAGCTTCCTCGGAAGCCCCGTTACAG GAGGCCCAGTGCTGTGCCCAGAGTTGGGGTGTAGCCATGCCCCAGGTGAAGCAGGAGAAGACGGATGCCCCAGAGGAGTGGACAGCAGGCACAGCCTTCCTGACTTCTTCTGCCCTGCAGCCTGGCTACCCTAGCAAG GCACTAGACTCAGACCTTCCACCCGTGAAACAAGAGCCCCCTGGCCCTGAGGAGgatagagaagaaaacagagaagattATATCTCTGAATCAGCcccagaggaggaggcaggaggggttGGCACACCAGTG ATCACGGAGATTTTCAGCCTGGGTGGAACCCGTCTCCGGGATGCAGCAGCCTGGTTGCCAAG gctACATAAACTGTTAGCAGTAAATGAAAATGAGTATTTTACTGAACTGCAGTTGAAAGAAGAAATACTGTAG